Proteins found in one Amycolatopsis umgeniensis genomic segment:
- a CDS encoding FAD-dependent monooxygenase: protein MGEYLGERAVVLGGGMAGLLTARVLSERYRTVVIIERDTIVGVTGTRRGVPQAHHAHALLARGQQILEDLFPGLQAELTADGIPSGDLSGSLRWYFNGKRLQQKDSGLLSVSATRPELEEHVRARVLALPNVEVRERTVIQSLVATDDHTRIIGVRVTGDDAEPETLHADLIVDSTGRGSRSSVWLEELGYERPAEEKIKIDLAYTSRLFELDTDPFGDDLAINPVASPANPRGAFFVNLPGNVALLSQTGLLGDHPPRDAQGFLEFAKTLEAPEIYQAVRTAKPISEITSFKVPASVRRRFDKLRRFPEGMLVIGDGVCAFNPVYGQGMTVAAMEADQLGKHLDDGGVRPLRFFKEISPIIDVPWDISAGGDLAFPGVEGPRPLKVKMGNAYMAKLHSAATVDGRFTEAFFRAAGLVDPPTALMRPSLVVGVLRTARRVKTAAPLTPPATIGQAPPASDDLAA from the coding sequence ATGGGCGAATACCTTGGCGAACGCGCCGTCGTGCTCGGCGGCGGCATGGCCGGCCTGCTGACCGCCCGCGTACTTTCGGAGCGCTACCGCACCGTCGTGATCATCGAACGTGACACGATCGTCGGCGTCACCGGGACCCGCCGCGGCGTGCCGCAGGCGCACCACGCGCACGCGCTGCTCGCACGCGGCCAGCAGATCCTCGAAGACCTCTTTCCCGGCCTGCAGGCGGAGTTGACCGCCGACGGTATCCCCAGCGGCGACCTCTCGGGCAGCCTGCGTTGGTACTTCAACGGGAAACGCCTGCAGCAGAAGGACTCCGGCCTGCTCAGTGTGTCCGCGACCCGACCGGAGCTCGAAGAGCACGTCCGCGCGAGGGTGCTCGCGCTGCCGAACGTCGAGGTCCGCGAGCGCACGGTCATCCAGTCGCTGGTCGCGACCGACGACCACACGCGGATCATCGGTGTCCGGGTGACCGGCGACGACGCCGAACCCGAAACGCTCCACGCCGACCTGATCGTCGACTCCACCGGCCGCGGCAGCCGTTCGTCGGTGTGGCTGGAAGAACTCGGCTACGAGCGCCCGGCCGAGGAGAAGATCAAGATCGACCTCGCCTACACGTCGCGGCTGTTCGAACTGGACACCGACCCGTTCGGCGACGATCTGGCGATCAACCCGGTCGCCTCGCCCGCCAACCCGCGCGGCGCGTTCTTCGTGAACCTGCCGGGGAATGTCGCCCTGCTGTCGCAGACCGGCCTGCTCGGCGACCATCCGCCGCGTGACGCCCAGGGTTTCCTCGAGTTCGCCAAGACGCTGGAAGCACCCGAGATCTACCAGGCCGTGCGCACCGCGAAGCCGATCAGCGAGATCACCAGCTTCAAGGTGCCCGCCAGCGTCCGCCGCCGGTTCGACAAGCTGCGTCGTTTCCCCGAGGGCATGCTGGTGATCGGCGATGGGGTGTGCGCGTTCAACCCGGTGTACGGCCAGGGCATGACTGTCGCGGCCATGGAGGCCGACCAGCTCGGCAAACACCTCGACGACGGTGGCGTGCGCCCGCTGCGGTTCTTCAAGGAGATCAGCCCGATCATCGACGTGCCGTGGGACATCTCGGCGGGCGGTGACCTCGCTTTTCCCGGCGTCGAGGGTCCTCGTCCGCTGAAGGTCAAGATGGGCAACGCCTACATGGCGAAGCTGCATTCCGCGGCGACCGTCGACGGCCGGTTCACCGAGGCGTTCTTCCGGGCCGCGGGCCTGGTCGACCCGCCGACCGCGTTGATGCGGCCCAGCCTGGTGGTCGGCGTGCTGCGTACCGCGCGGCGCGTCAAGACGGCCGCCCCTCTCACACCCCCCGCCACGATCGGTCAGGCCCCGCCCGCGTCCGACGACCTCGCGGCCTGA